One Desulfovibrio sp. genomic region harbors:
- a CDS encoding autotransporter domain-containing protein: MSAPPCLAMGTYTVTNTSDSGANSLRQAITNVNAAAGTSYTIDYNITGGGTITLLSSLPDTNKSVSFENKSGATVTVSNSIASTAALTVGGSTTFVNTDPLVISTVLSSTSGNALGISSSAGTSLTIGSIPSAISVTAQAGTNAAYGIYSSRDLTISSGMAGNITAIAGTHTAVGILSSGTLNGGSAGSPVTISGTVSATANGLAVAVGSAGAMNLTVTGKISGIDSSGSGAGYAIRAGSPDGSGGWNTGSASNTVTLNTGAILVGKVDLGTGTNTLNLYGYGTTGTQFIGVTNLVAGDGVNQANWILNPDASSPSTFASLTINTYAALTINENVTISGNTLNNGSLTYDIGTTKYYGGIISGTGTVGKLGPGILYLTGNNTYSGGTFINGGTLNIASDSNLGDASGTVTFDGGTLQAGAALTTARSITVNPGGGALDNNGNPVTLTGTFTGSGPFTFKGQGVTYFSGNGSGYAGSATLTNGILLVNSSGSLGGSLTVNQGAALSGYGTLGNVINNGLVSPGGSIGTLSVSGNYTQGATAAFIEEIDVSGRSDLLKVSGSVALNGGLLMVSAPIAFYQTGTVWPAISAGNGLTGSFSGVASTFPSYILNFLPVYTSNATLILTTRIPYATFAPNSRAASAGFGLNKGAYTANGTFSAAILSMDLASPAGIASALNQLHPEPYDAYTQTGFDTGRLLTASVQSRLHALRTGEAQGAFSSLFDAAPSQTFAFSEAVHGASRTVESKDPQSRVSLFLQPFGMTARQGATGGRTPYVNNAWGVLGGVDFQPSHDIVTGAYVGYASRNLALGAPANDTGRAETTSLGIFASRFSRNWFVEGSARFGLDFYQTRRTVSVPAASFKASSNWSGWNFFANLGAGYEWHLGKWALGPVGSLDFARIAQNGWSESGADSIGLTIRPRADISMQTALGVRVARLVNSSWGRLTPEIRLLWGHEWANGSRDITAYYQGSENARFTTRTVPPSSDWLAMSAALTIQCSKRFSVGARLSTDLFRQEYQTLSGSLSLKYSF; encoded by the coding sequence ATGAGTGCGCCGCCCTGCTTGGCCATGGGCACGTATACCGTCACCAACACCAGCGATTCTGGGGCAAACTCACTTCGCCAGGCCATAACCAACGTCAACGCCGCGGCTGGAACGTCCTACACCATCGACTATAACATAACGGGTGGCGGCACGATCACGCTGCTCAGCAGTCTGCCGGATACCAACAAGTCCGTTTCCTTTGAGAACAAATCCGGCGCAACGGTTACGGTTTCGAATTCTATCGCTTCCACAGCGGCGCTTACAGTGGGGGGCTCGACAACCTTCGTCAACACCGACCCCCTGGTCATAAGCACGGTGCTTTCAAGCACTAGCGGCAACGCCCTGGGTATTTCCTCCTCCGCCGGAACTTCCCTGACCATCGGTTCGATTCCCAGCGCAATAAGCGTCACGGCCCAGGCTGGCACGAACGCTGCCTATGGAATCTACTCTTCCCGCGATCTGACCATATCGAGCGGCATGGCCGGAAACATCACCGCCATCGCAGGAACGCATACCGCCGTGGGAATCCTGAGCAGCGGCACCTTGAACGGCGGCAGCGCGGGCTCGCCCGTGACCATCTCCGGCACTGTTTCGGCCACCGCCAACGGCCTGGCCGTGGCCGTCGGTTCCGCTGGGGCCATGAACCTCACGGTAACCGGAAAAATAAGCGGCATCGACTCTTCCGGCTCCGGGGCGGGGTATGCCATCCGGGCCGGCAGCCCGGACGGCTCGGGTGGCTGGAATACCGGCAGCGCGAGCAACACCGTGACCCTGAACACCGGCGCGATCCTGGTCGGCAAGGTGGATTTGGGAACAGGAACGAACACCCTGAACCTCTACGGTTACGGCACCACCGGCACTCAATTCATAGGCGTGACCAATCTGGTGGCCGGGGACGGCGTGAACCAAGCGAACTGGATCCTCAATCCGGATGCATCCAGCCCCAGCACGTTCGCAAGCCTTACCATAAACACATATGCGGCCCTGACCATCAACGAAAACGTCACCATAAGCGGCAACACGCTTAACAACGGAAGCCTCACCTACGATATCGGCACCACCAAGTATTACGGCGGCATCATTTCCGGGACAGGCACCGTGGGCAAGCTCGGACCGGGCATTCTCTATTTAACTGGAAACAACACCTACTCCGGGGGAACGTTCATCAACGGAGGCACGCTCAACATCGCCTCGGACTCCAACCTGGGCGACGCATCCGGAACAGTGACTTTCGACGGCGGCACGCTCCAGGCGGGAGCGGCTCTTACCACGGCCAGGAGTATCACGGTAAACCCCGGTGGCGGGGCCCTGGACAACAACGGCAATCCCGTAACCCTCACTGGCACGTTCACCGGTTCCGGCCCCTTCACCTTCAAAGGCCAGGGCGTGACCTATTTCTCGGGAAACGGTTCGGGCTATGCTGGTTCGGCAACATTGACCAACGGCATCTTGCTGGTGAACTCGTCCGGTTCCCTGGGCGGCAGCCTCACCGTCAACCAGGGCGCGGCTCTTAGCGGGTACGGAACCCTGGGCAACGTGATCAACAACGGCCTCGTCTCACCGGGTGGCTCCATAGGCACGCTCAGCGTGAGCGGCAACTACACCCAGGGGGCCACGGCGGCGTTTATCGAAGAGATCGATGTGTCCGGGCGGTCCGATCTGCTCAAGGTGAGCGGCAGCGTCGCCCTTAACGGCGGCCTGCTCATGGTCAGCGCGCCAATCGCCTTCTATCAAACCGGCACGGTGTGGCCGGCCATTTCCGCCGGCAACGGACTGACCGGCTCCTTTTCCGGAGTTGCCAGCACGTTCCCATCGTACATCCTGAACTTTCTTCCGGTTTACACTTCCAACGCCACCCTGATCCTGACCACGCGCATCCCCTACGCCACGTTCGCGCCCAACTCCCGCGCCGCTTCCGCAGGCTTCGGCCTTAACAAGGGCGCCTACACCGCCAACGGCACATTCTCCGCAGCGATACTCTCCATGGACCTTGCCAGCCCGGCGGGCATCGCCTCCGCACTCAACCAGCTGCATCCCGAACCGTACGACGCCTACACCCAGACCGGGTTCGACACCGGCAGGCTGCTTACCGCGTCGGTTCAGTCCCGGCTGCACGCCCTGCGCACGGGCGAAGCACAGGGAGCCTTTTCCAGCCTCTTCGACGCCGCGCCGTCACAGACCTTCGCCTTTTCCGAAGCCGTGCACGGAGCATCCAGGACGGTGGAATCGAAAGATCCGCAGTCGCGCGTGAGCCTTTTCCTGCAACCCTTTGGCATGACCGCACGCCAGGGCGCTACGGGAGGGCGCACGCCGTATGTGAACAACGCGTGGGGTGTGCTGGGAGGAGTCGACTTTCAGCCATCACACGACATCGTGACCGGGGCCTACGTGGGCTACGCGAGCCGGAACCTGGCGCTTGGCGCTCCCGCGAACGACACCGGCCGCGCCGAGACCACAAGCCTTGGGATATTTGCCTCGCGCTTCAGCAGAAACTGGTTCGTGGAAGGCTCGGCACGTTTCGGTCTGGACTTCTACCAGACCAGGCGCACGGTTTCGGTTCCGGCGGCATCGTTCAAGGCGTCCTCGAACTGGAGCGGCTGGAATTTTTTCGCCAATTTGGGGGCGGGCTATGAGTGGCATTTGGGTAAATGGGCACTGGGTCCCGTGGGATCGCTTGATTTCGCGCGCATCGCCCAGAACGGATGGAGTGAGTCCGGCGCGGATTCCATAGGCCTTACCATCCGCCCGCGCGCCGACATCTCCATGCAAACGGCCCTCGGAGTAAGAGTTGCAAGGCTCGTCAACTCTTCCTGGGGCAGGCTCACTCCGGAAATCCGCCTGCTCTGGGGGCACGAATGGGCAAACGGCAGCCGGGACATAACCGCATATTATCAAGGCTCCGAGAACGCCCGGTTCACTACCAGGACCGTGCCGCCTTCCTCGGATTGGCTTGCCATGAGCGCCGCCCTGACCATCCAGTGTTCCAAACGGTTTTCGGTGGGCGCGAGGCTCAGCACGGACCTTTTCCGCCAGGAATATCAAACCCTGTCCGGCAGCTTGAGCCTCAAATACAGTTTCTAG
- a CDS encoding MarC family protein encodes MNDFVNTFLLVYAGLFPIVNPVGNAPIFLGMTIDCTENDRRALARRVAVNSFFLLLCALFVGSHVLEFFGITLPILRIAGGAVVTAFGWKLLHAGERIQDHKTPGSTGIPVSMADSFFPLTLPLTVGPGSLSVAITLGSRRPISSMDIPHFTLLGSSAILGIAAIAVTIYVSYRFAKQIVAALGENGTNVMLRLSAFILLCIGMEIVWTGYRELMGIAR; translated from the coding sequence ATGAACGACTTCGTGAACACCTTTCTCCTGGTCTATGCGGGCCTGTTTCCCATCGTGAACCCGGTGGGCAACGCGCCGATCTTTCTGGGCATGACCATCGACTGCACCGAGAACGACCGCAGGGCGCTAGCCAGGCGCGTGGCGGTGAACAGCTTCTTCCTGCTGCTTTGCGCGCTGTTCGTGGGTTCGCACGTGCTGGAATTCTTCGGCATCACCCTGCCGATCCTGCGTATAGCGGGAGGAGCGGTGGTAACCGCGTTCGGCTGGAAGCTTCTCCATGCCGGCGAGCGCATACAGGACCATAAGACACCCGGAAGCACCGGCATTCCCGTGAGCATGGCCGATTCCTTCTTCCCCCTCACCCTGCCGCTCACCGTGGGTCCCGGATCGCTCTCCGTGGCCATCACCCTTGGCAGCCGAAGACCCATCAGTTCCATGGACATCCCCCATTTCACCCTGCTCGGCAGTTCGGCCATTCTTGGAATCGCCGCCATCGCCGTCACCATCTACGTCAGCTACAGGTTCGCCAAACAGATCGTGGCGGCACTTGGCGAGAACGGCACCAACGTGATGCTCAGGCTTTCGGCCTTCATTCTGCTGTGCATCGGGATGGAAATCGTCTGGACCGGTTACAGAGAGCTTATGGGCATAGCGCGCTGA
- a CDS encoding MBL fold metallo-hydrolase, whose product MKIKFLGAAKTVTGSCYMMETGGTRFAVDCGLHQGNREIEARNADFSVYQPRKIDFFLVTHAHMDHSGLLPRMVRHGFSGKIFVTSATKDLLWLMLQDSAHIQEMEAEWANRKNARRGGKPVEPLYTQADAAAVMPMMQVIEYNVPFEPAPGIKVIYRDAGHILGSAFIEIWVTENGTTSKLVFSGDLGRPDQLLIKDPKFTEEADFLFLESTYGDRDHKDLGSSLEEMAEAISFSYAHGEKVIIPAFAVERTQEVLYSLHMLSKTGKLPHDMPVYVDSPLAIRATEVFRQHPEFMDAEISGMLGNGEDPFKLPNLKFTLTADESRAINTTDGPAIVISASGMCNAGRVKHHLRHNLWRKGASVVFVGYQGQGTPGRKIVDGSKTIKILGEDVQVAAKVWTIGGFSAHAGQSQILDWLRHFKKNGMEVFLVHGENGAMNTLSGLIESRFGFTVHKPEYLEECTLKPGLTTAVTLDTERAMPKVDWNFILSDTESKFTLLKQRLDKAGERPWVDQVEIRDRLLEVNKDLMELISQM is encoded by the coding sequence ATGAAGATCAAATTCCTGGGCGCGGCCAAGACTGTCACCGGCTCGTGCTACATGATGGAAACAGGCGGAACCCGTTTCGCCGTGGACTGCGGACTGCACCAGGGCAACCGCGAGATCGAGGCGCGCAACGCCGATTTCTCGGTCTACCAGCCCCGCAAGATCGATTTCTTTCTTGTCACCCACGCCCACATGGACCACTCCGGGCTTTTGCCCCGCATGGTGAGGCACGGCTTCTCGGGCAAGATATTCGTCACGTCTGCCACAAAGGACCTTCTCTGGCTCATGCTCCAGGACAGCGCCCACATTCAGGAGATGGAGGCGGAGTGGGCCAACCGCAAGAATGCCCGTCGTGGCGGCAAGCCCGTCGAACCCCTCTACACCCAGGCGGATGCGGCAGCGGTCATGCCCATGATGCAGGTCATCGAGTACAACGTGCCCTTCGAGCCCGCGCCCGGCATCAAGGTGATCTACCGCGACGCGGGCCACATCCTGGGCTCGGCCTTCATCGAGATATGGGTCACGGAAAACGGCACCACCAGCAAGCTGGTGTTTTCCGGCGATCTGGGCCGCCCGGACCAGCTGCTCATCAAGGACCCCAAGTTTACCGAAGAAGCCGATTTTCTCTTTCTGGAATCCACCTACGGAGACCGCGACCACAAGGACCTGGGGTCGAGCCTGGAGGAAATGGCCGAGGCCATCTCCTTCTCATACGCCCACGGCGAGAAGGTGATCATCCCTGCCTTCGCTGTGGAACGCACCCAGGAGGTGTTGTACTCGCTGCACATGCTCTCCAAAACCGGAAAACTTCCCCATGACATGCCGGTGTACGTTGACAGCCCGCTGGCCATTCGAGCCACGGAGGTCTTTCGTCAGCATCCGGAATTCATGGATGCGGAAATTTCCGGAATGCTGGGCAACGGTGAAGACCCGTTCAAGCTGCCGAACCTCAAGTTCACCCTCACCGCGGACGAATCCCGCGCCATAAACACAACAGACGGCCCTGCAATAGTCATCTCGGCCAGCGGCATGTGCAACGCGGGCCGCGTGAAGCATCACCTGCGCCATAACCTTTGGCGCAAGGGAGCCAGCGTGGTGTTCGTGGGCTACCAGGGCCAGGGCACTCCGGGCCGCAAGATCGTGGACGGCTCCAAGACCATCAAGATCCTGGGCGAGGATGTGCAGGTGGCCGCCAAGGTCTGGACCATCGGCGGGTTCTCGGCCCATGCGGGGCAAAGCCAGATTCTCGATTGGCTCAGGCATTTCAAGAAGAACGGCATGGAAGTGTTCTTGGTCCACGGCGAGAACGGGGCCATGAACACCTTGTCGGGCCTTATCGAATCGCGTTTCGGTTTCACCGTGCACAAGCCGGAATACCTGGAAGAATGCACGCTCAAACCCGGACTGACCACTGCTGTCACCCTGGACACGGAACGGGCCATGCCCAAGGTGGACTGGAACTTCATCCTGTCGGACACCGAATCCAAGTTCACGCTTCTCAAACAGCGCCTGGACAAGGCTGGAGAACGCCCCTGGGTGGATCAGGTGGAAATACGCGACCGGTTGCTCGAGGTGAACAAGGATCTGATGGAACTTATTTCACAGATGTAG
- a CDS encoding GNAT family N-acetyltransferase — protein MPHPMTHFLVTDAQASRMDQVRELFLEYSAGLKISLCFQGFDQELAGLPGKYAPPGGCILLAMPEDANDEMPAAGCVAVRPMDEPGICEMKRLYVRPEYRGQKLGLLLAEAAVARAREMGYQAMRLDTLSSMVGAIALYERLGFRDIEAYCHNPHPGVRYMELDLGAP, from the coding sequence ATGCCACACCCAATGACGCACTTTCTCGTTACGGATGCCCAAGCCAGCCGCATGGATCAGGTGCGGGAATTGTTTCTGGAATACTCGGCCGGGCTTAAAATCTCCCTGTGCTTCCAAGGCTTCGACCAGGAGCTGGCCGGACTTCCCGGCAAGTATGCTCCGCCGGGCGGATGCATCCTCCTGGCTATGCCCGAAGACGCTAATGACGAAATGCCCGCGGCGGGCTGCGTGGCCGTGAGACCCATGGACGAGCCGGGAATCTGCGAGATGAAGCGGCTCTATGTCCGGCCTGAGTATCGCGGGCAAAAGCTCGGGCTTCTTCTGGCCGAGGCTGCCGTGGCCAGGGCCAGGGAAATGGGCTACCAAGCCATGCGCCTGGACACGCTCTCCAGCATGGTGGGTGCCATCGCGCTCTACGAGCGCCTGGGCTTCAGGGACATTGAGGCCTACTGCCACAACCCCCATCCGGGGGTCAGGTACATGGAGCTCGACCTCGGCGCGCCCTGA